The sequence CTTCAGCTCACGCTAGAAGGCGTACTTGATCCCGAACTGAAAGATCCGCGGATCGCCGGCCTGGGAACTAATCCGCCCGAACCGGCTCGACGTCAACTGGTCCTGAGGATTGCCCCAGTTGAACGTGTCTTCATACAGCCATTGTTCGGCGACGAAGGCTGTTGTCCCCGATCCGCAAGTCGGGTCGAAAACGAGGTCGCCCGGGTCAGTCGTCATAAGCAAACATCGAGAAATCACCTTTGTATTAGTCTGTACGACGTATCGTTTTGGATCGGTGAAGCTCCCGGTCAACGTGTCACCCCATAGATTCTCGATAGCAATGGCGGGGAAATCTCTCAAGTAGCGGACATACCTGATTGATTTCCCGCTGACCACAATCCGACGAGCAGACTTCAGCCGATCTAGACCCTCTATCGTTGTCAGCCAATGGCGGTGGGATCCCGGATGGTAGGTGCGTCCTTCGAATTCATAGGCAGATGTGGATGACCCAGTTGCGCCAATGTTCTCCAGCCCGGTCGTCGTATAGACTCTGCTCCCGTCGGCGAGCCCTTCCACGTTCCGGATTTCCTCCGATGTCAGCCGACGGCGCGTGCCCGCGGCTTCCTCAACGAATGTGTAGACGGAGGCGCCTGCCTCTCCTGGCCGCTTTAGTTGATAAAGCCGGCGAAACTTCACTCTTGTACGATCCTTGGCGTACCAGAGCAGAAAATCTGCGACAGCTCCAGCAATGTTGCTCGGCGCGCTTATTGCCGTGCGAAACGGTATCAACGCGCAGCGGTTCCCATGTCCAAACACCTCGTCGAGTAGTTCTCGCACATGGTGCAGATTCTCATCGCTGATCTGCACGAAGCACGACCCGCTCTCGTGCAGGAGTTCCCGCGCCAGCAGCAGGCGATCGCGCAGGTAGGTCAGGTACGAGTGGATGCCGAGTTCCCAGGTGTCGCGGAAGGCGCGGATCATCTCCGGTTCCTGCGTCAGGTCGTCGTCCTTGCCGTCCTTGACGTCCCGTTTGTTGACGAAGGGCTGGAAGTTGCTGCCGTAGCGGATGCCGTAGGGCGGGTCGATGTAGACCATCTGCACCTTGCCGGCCATGCCTTCCTTTTCCAGCAGGGAGTTCATGACCAGCAGCGAGTCGCCGGCGATCAGGCGGTTGGTCCAGCCCTTGGCGTGTTTGTAGAACTCGATGGCCTCGCGCAGCGGCGGGTTCTGCTCCGGCTGCTCGAACAGAAGCATCTGGTGGTTGCCGCCGTCGCCGTTGCGTCGACGTGTGGCCTCGATGATCGTGCGCGGGTCGATCCGCTCATGGACATGGAGCGAGACGGTCGGCACCTCAAAGCTGGTATGCTCGGCCTTGCCCGCCCAGACGAGTTGCGGGTCGAGGTGCGGGTCGTACTGGTACATTGCCTTCTTCCCCTTGTCGGGGTCGGTCTCCGGCGTCACCAGCCCGACGGGCGGATTGTTGGCCCGCTTCTTGTCCTTGTGGTCGTAGGACTCGATGGGCTTCTTCTTGGTTGTCTTTTTCGTCGTGCGTTTGGCCACAGCCTGGACACTCCCATCTCAACCGCGCCTGCTTGCGAGGTGCTACACACTGATCCATTTCCGGCTGCCGCATCGCCCGGCAGTGGACATGATGCAGTACGAACGGCTCGTCGACAAGCAAAACGAGGCAGGATGACCCAGAGTTTCAAATCCACGGCCCGGCCACATCCGTGTCGAATACCTTTACCCTTGAGGCACAATAACGGACAGTTAGGAATTCTGCTTTCCGGCAACAGGAGGGATTATACCGCCATGAGATATCGAGAATCAAGGGAGAAAGGGAACCGAACTGAAGGTCCTCCCCTCGCTTTCGCATGCGGCTGCGGATGCGCTGGTGGATGGATTGGACCCGCTCGCGTTCCGAGGCACTCATAGGGCGAGGGCCTCCAGGTAGGGACTGATCACCGTGCGGATGCGACAGACCTCGGCGGCCCGCCAGATCTGGTCGACGGTGGCGATGCGGTCCCGGACCGCGTCGCGCAGGGCCTCCATGGCCACGTCCAGGCCGACCTTGTTTCGATAACGGAAACAGTCCACCACCGTTCGGGCCGGCGAGGTGATCGAGACGGGCACTCCGAGCATGGGCCGGCGGATTACGCCGTAGCTGAGCATGGCGCCGGAGAAGCGAACGATGCGAACGCGGGCCGGCAGGCCCACGGGCTTGCGGGCTTTGCGGTCCAGGGCGATCCAGATCTCGTGCGGGAGCTGGGTGCCGATGCCGTGCCCCACCAGTTCGCGGACTACAGCGTAACCGGCGCTCTCGGCGTGTTCCTGTACCGCCTGCCCGATATCGCCCACGTTGGCTCCGGGGCGGGCGGCCGCGATGCCCAGAGTAAGGCATTCTTCCGTGCGGCTCAAAAGGTCCTGGCGCGCCTCATCGATCTGGCCGACGGCGAAGGTGCGGGCATGGTCGCCGTAGTAGCCATCCAGTCTGGCGCCCACATCAAGGCCGACAATCTGGCCCTCTTCGAGGGGCTGGCCGTTGGGAATACCGTGGACAACCTCATTCTCAATGGACACGCATAGGGTGGCCGGGAAGCCGTAGAGCCCCTTGAATCCGGGCTCGGCCTTACGGCTGCGGATAAACTTCTCCGCCTCCGTATCGAGCTCCCGGGGGGTGACGCCCGGCTCCACCATGTCACCCAGCATCACCAGGGCGTCGGCGACAATCCGGCAGCTCTTGCGGATCTTCTCAATCTCTTCGGGGTTGCGGATATGTATCATCTGGCCACACCCATGCTAAAACCTGCGCCGCCCTCTGATCCTGCCGGTCTTCAGAAAGCCGTCGTAATGGCGCATGAGCAGGTGGCTCTCAACCTGTTGCAGTGTGTCCAGCCCTACGCCGACAATAATGAGCAGGCTGGTGCCACCAAAGAAACTGGCCAGGTCGTAGTTGACCCCGGTGGCCTTCATCAGCACATAGGGGAAAATCGCAATGAGCGCCAGGAAGATCGAGCCCGGCAGGGTGACCCGGGTGAGGATATTATCAATGTACTCGGCGGTCTTTTTGCCCGGCCTGACGCCGGGAATAAACCCGCCCTGTTTTTTCATATTGTCCGCCACATCAACCGGGTTAAAGGCAATGGCCGTATAAAAATAGGTGAACAGGATAATCAGGAGACCAAAAACCAGCCAGTAAAAGGGGGAATCAATGGACAGCAAGTTCACCATGCCCTGCACAAGATCGCTGTTGCGAAAGAGGGTGCTCATGGTGCTGGGCACAAACATGATGGCCTGGGCGAAGATAATGGGCATGACGCCGGCCGTATTGATGCGTAGCGGGATATGGGTGGCCTGCCCGCCATAGACCTTGCGCCCCACCACACGCTTGGCATATTGGACCGGTATCCGCCGGGTGCCCTGGGTAAGGCCCACGACCAGGCCGACGATCAACACCATGATGCCGATGAGGATGACATCCAGCAGGATGCTGCGCAGCTGCTGATTGATGAGGGTAATCTCATTAAACAGGACGGTGGGAAAGCGTGAGATGATGCCCACCATGATAATGAGTGAAATGCCGTTTCCGATGCCGTGCTCCGTGATCTGCTCCCCCAGCCACATGACAAAAACCGTGCCCGTCACCAGGGTCAGGATGGTGAGCAGCTTGAACCCGATGCCCTCGTTCAGCACCACGGGGCCCATCTGAGTATCCAAACTTTCGAGGAAAATGGCCACGCCGATGGCCTGGATGGCGGCGATACCCACGGTGCCGTAACGGGTGAGCTGGGTGATCTTCCTGCGACCCTCTTCACCCTCCTTCTGGAGGCGCTGGAAGTAGGGCACCACGGCACCCATGAGCTGAATGATGATGGAGGCGGATATGTAGGGCATGATGCCCAGGGCAAACACCGTGGCCTGGGCGAACGCGCCACCGCTGAACATGTCGTAGAGGCCCAGCAGGGTATTGGCAAACTGCTGCATGGCAGCCTTCAGGGCCACGCTGTCGATGCCCGGGACCGGCACATGGGCGCCGACTCGGTAGATGAACAGCAGGGTCAACGAGAACAGGATGCGCCGGCGGAGCTCGGGGATCTTGAAGGTGTTCTTAAATTTTTCAATCATGAGGCTGCGGCCTTCACCGGCAGTAATACCACTTTCCCGCCCGACTGTTCCACTTTCTCCTTTGCCGAAGCGCTGAACCCGTGGGCCGCCACCTCCACGACGCCGGAGAGTTCACCGTTACCCAGCACCTTGACCGGTACATGCGCGTGCTTGATGACCCCCCGCTCCTGAAGCACGGTGGGGTTCACCTTGGCCAGCTTGAGTCCGGCAATGGTGACCAGATTGACAATTTGGTGCCGTTCCTGGAAGCGGGCATTGGAGAATCCGCGCTTAGGGAGTCGGCGCTGGAGGGGCATCTGGCCGCCCTCGTACCAGGCGGGGTGTTTTGAGCCGGACCGCGAGTGCCAGCCCTTGTGGCCGCGGCCAGCGGTTTTGCCCAGACCGGAGCCCGGGCCCCTGCCACGCCGCTTGCGCGTGCGCGTTGCGCCCCTAGCCGGCTTCAAATCGATCAGCGGACTCACGCGGGCTCCACCTTGACCAGGTGCCGGAGCTTGTTGACCATGCCCCGGACCGCAGGGTTGTCGGGCTTGATCACCGTCTGGTGCATCCGGCGTATGCCCAGAGCCCGCAGGGTGGCCTTGGTGCGCCGGGGATAGCCGATGCCGCTTTTGATCTGCGTGATGCTGATGCTGGCCTGTTTTTTAGCGGCCATCAGGCGAACAGCTCCTTGACGGTGATGCCCCGCCGGCGGGCCAGTTCAAAGGGGTCCTTGACCGCCTTGAGAGCCCGCTCGGTGGCGCGCACCACATTGAGGGTGTTGGTGGAGCCGGTGCACTTGGTGAGCACATCGGTGTAGCCGGCCTGCTCCAGGACGGCGCGTACGGGTGCGCTGGCAATGAGGCCGGTGCCCGGGGCTGCCGGCTTGAGCAGCACCACACTGGCGCCGAACTTGGCCGTGTAGGCGTGTGGCAGGGTGCCGTTGATGACGGGCACCCTAAAGAGGCTATTTTTGGCCACCTCCCGGGCCTTGGCAATGGCAGAGGCCACTTCCCGGGCCTTGCCAAAGCCGATGCCGACGTGACCCTTTCCATCGCCCACCGTCACAATGGCGTTAAAGCCGAAGCGCCGCCCACCGGTGACCACTTTGGCCACCCGGTTGATGCGGATCAGGGTCTCTTCCTTCAGATCCAGTTCAGCGGGATTCAATGCCATGAAGCAGCCTTCCTAGAATTCCAATCCACTTTCGCGGGCCCCCTCAGCGACAGCCTTGATCCTGCCATGGTACAGATAGGGACCACGGTCAAAAACAACCTGGCTGATCTTTTTTTTCTTCGCCCGCTGGCCCAGTGCCAGACCAATCTTGTGGGCCATCTCAACCTTGCTCTTGGCCTCCTTAAGCTCATCGGCAAGGGCCTTCTCGATGGTGCTAGCCGATACCAGCGTGTGGCCTGCCAAATCGTCAACCAGCTGCGCTGTAATGTGCTTGTTCGAGCGGGTCACCACGATCCTGGGTTTGCCGGAAAAGCGATCGATTTTGCCTTTCACCCGTAGCCGCCGGCGCCGGCGCTGATCCCGTAGCTTGCGCTGGGAGGCGAGCATCAGGCCTGTACCTTGGCAGCCACCGTCTTGCCCGCCTTGCGCTGCACGTACTCACCCAAATAGCGAATGCCCTTACCCTTGTAGGGCTCAGGTTTGCGCAGCGATCTAATTTTTGCGGCGACCTGCCCCACCAGCTGCTTATCGATGCCCTTGATCACCACCGCCGTTTTCTTGCCTGCAACCTCCAGTTGGATGCCGGCCGGCGCCTGGAAATAGATGGGATGGGAGAAGCCTAAGTGGAGCAAAATGTTGGGGCCTTTCTGGTCCACGGTATAGCCGATGCCAACCAGCTCCAGCTGCTTGGAGAAGCCCTCGTGGACGCCGTGGACCATGTTGGCCAGTAGTGCCCGGGTCAATCCGTGGAGCGCGCGATGATGCTTCTGATCCGACGCCCGGGTAACCACCAGCCGGCCGTTGTCCTGCGCCACGGCAACACCCTGCTC comes from Candidatus Neomarinimicrobiota bacterium and encodes:
- a CDS encoding site-specific DNA-methyltransferase, with protein sequence MAKRTTKKTTKKKPIESYDHKDKKRANNPPVGLVTPETDPDKGKKAMYQYDPHLDPQLVWAGKAEHTSFEVPTVSLHVHERIDPRTIIEATRRRNGDGGNHQMLLFEQPEQNPPLREAIEFYKHAKGWTNRLIAGDSLLVMNSLLEKEGMAGKVQMVYIDPPYGIRYGSNFQPFVNKRDVKDGKDDDLTQEPEMIRAFRDTWELGIHSYLTYLRDRLLLARELLHESGSCFVQISDENLHHVRELLDEVFGHGNRCALIPFRTAISAPSNIAGAVADFLLWYAKDRTRVKFRRLYQLKRPGEAGASVYTFVEEAAGTRRRLTSEEIRNVEGLADGSRVYTTTGLENIGATGSSTSAYEFEGRTYHPGSHRHWLTTIEGLDRLKSARRIVVSGKSIRYVRYLRDFPAIAIENLWGDTLTGSFTDPKRYVVQTNTKVISRCLLMTTDPGDLVFDPTCGSGTTAFVAEQWLYEDTFNWGNPQDQLTSSRFGRISSQAGDPRIFQFGIKYAF
- the map gene encoding type I methionyl aminopeptidase gives rise to the protein MIHIRNPEEIEKIRKSCRIVADALVMLGDMVEPGVTPRELDTEAEKFIRSRKAEPGFKGLYGFPATLCVSIENEVVHGIPNGQPLEEGQIVGLDVGARLDGYYGDHARTFAVGQIDEARQDLLSRTEECLTLGIAAARPGANVGDIGQAVQEHAESAGYAVVRELVGHGIGTQLPHEIWIALDRKARKPVGLPARVRIVRFSGAMLSYGVIRRPMLGVPVSITSPARTVVDCFRYRNKVGLDVAMEALRDAVRDRIATVDQIWRAAEVCRIRTVISPYLEALAL
- the secY gene encoding preprotein translocase subunit SecY, whose protein sequence is MIEKFKNTFKIPELRRRILFSLTLLFIYRVGAHVPVPGIDSVALKAAMQQFANTLLGLYDMFSGGAFAQATVFALGIMPYISASIIIQLMGAVVPYFQRLQKEGEEGRRKITQLTRYGTVGIAAIQAIGVAIFLESLDTQMGPVVLNEGIGFKLLTILTLVTGTVFVMWLGEQITEHGIGNGISLIIMVGIISRFPTVLFNEITLINQQLRSILLDVILIGIMVLIVGLVVGLTQGTRRIPVQYAKRVVGRKVYGGQATHIPLRINTAGVMPIIFAQAIMFVPSTMSTLFRNSDLVQGMVNLLSIDSPFYWLVFGLLIILFTYFYTAIAFNPVDVADNMKKQGGFIPGVRPGKKTAEYIDNILTRVTLPGSIFLALIAIFPYVLMKATGVNYDLASFFGGTSLLIIVGVGLDTLQQVESHLLMRHYDGFLKTGRIRGRRRF
- the rplO gene encoding 50S ribosomal protein L15; translated protein: MSPLIDLKPARGATRTRKRRGRGPGSGLGKTAGRGHKGWHSRSGSKHPAWYEGGQMPLQRRLPKRGFSNARFQERHQIVNLVTIAGLKLAKVNPTVLQERGVIKHAHVPVKVLGNGELSGVVEVAAHGFSASAKEKVEQSGGKVVLLPVKAAAS
- the rpmD gene encoding 50S ribosomal protein L30, yielding MAAKKQASISITQIKSGIGYPRRTKATLRALGIRRMHQTVIKPDNPAVRGMVNKLRHLVKVEPA
- the rpsE gene encoding 30S ribosomal protein S5, with protein sequence MALNPAELDLKEETLIRINRVAKVVTGGRRFGFNAIVTVGDGKGHVGIGFGKAREVASAIAKAREVAKNSLFRVPVINGTLPHAYTAKFGASVVLLKPAAPGTGLIASAPVRAVLEQAGYTDVLTKCTGSTNTLNVVRATERALKAVKDPFELARRRGITVKELFA
- a CDS encoding 50S ribosomal protein L18 is translated as MLASQRKLRDQRRRRRLRVKGKIDRFSGKPRIVVTRSNKHITAQLVDDLAGHTLVSASTIEKALADELKEAKSKVEMAHKIGLALGQRAKKKKISQVVFDRGPYLYHGRIKAVAEGARESGLEF
- the rplF gene encoding 50S ribosomal protein L6; the encoded protein is MSRIGKQPIPLPDGVKVELAGREVTVNGPKGQLSYTYEQGVAVAQDNGRLVVTRASDQKHHRALHGLTRALLANMVHGVHEGFSKQLELVGIGYTVDQKGPNILLHLGFSHPIYFQAPAGIQLEVAGKKTAVVIKGIDKQLVGQVAAKIRSLRKPEPYKGKGIRYLGEYVQRKAGKTVAAKVQA